The Manihot esculenta cultivar AM560-2 chromosome 17, M.esculenta_v8, whole genome shotgun sequence genome contains the following window.
TTGATAGAGTAGTAAATTGTTGTTTAGTTCCTTGTCTTCCAAATGATGATTCTCCGAGCAACTCATAGAATCCAGGTGTGCGAAATAGTTTGAATAGTGAAGTCCAGGTGCTTTATCATTCTTCTTAGCTGCCAAAGCCGCTTCTGCACACAAGGGAGAATCTCATACATAAAAATAGagataaagagaaagaaaaagacaCAAAATGTGATATGATTATCCTGCAAATCAATGAGTCGAATACACATAAAAGTCCAGAAGCAAACTTCCACATACATACTCAAACTTTTGTGCAGATAAACTACACTAAACATTAGTGGTGCAACTGAAAATCTGAAGACTCATGGGTCCTACAATGACAATATTTCCTTAATATACTCTTGTGTAAGTACTCCTGTTGCAGCCTTCGATTtgattctccttttatatgatAAGTTTCTGACATACATGTATTGTGTATATATGTACAAAAGAAATTACtttgtaaattaattaaaaatttaataattaagaagGAATAATTCACATGGTGACAGTTTCTTGTGTCAGTGTTACAATATTGTCAACCAGTTTGAGTTGTTACACCGTATACACACACACAGGTATATGGGGttaattaattcatttcatTCATCTTTGCCTTTAACCATATCTAAATCTGTAAAGTCTTGAGTTCATGGGGTTAATTAATGGATGATGAGGATAAATTTAATGCAACATACCTTGTATCATCTGCTCATGCTTCATGCTCCTGTACATCTGTCCATATATAGCATACATAAACGTTACAAATCCTCTTACACACAAAAATGCTTTTAGGTCTAATCAGAGACTAAATCAGCACCTGAAGATGGCTTTTTACGTGAGATATGGTAAGCCCCTTCACATTCATTATCTGCAAAACCATCTTTGGAGTAGCACCTGCAATTCAAAACCCACaaaattaaaacatatttatGGGTTTTCTGTATTTGATTTCCCCCCACCAAAGCATATCCTTGAATGGGACTTTGTAACGCATTTGAGAGACTATCTCGCAgtgcaaaaatttaaaattttacaccCTTACATCCTGCTGTGTATAGATACataatcttaatttaaaataataataataaaaataagaagaagaagagagaggaaGTTGAAGAAAGCTCACTTACGGTCTTCTCCACCAAGCCTTTCGACTGCATGTACAAAACAGTGGTGAAGATCAGGAGTCCATCGAAGGCGAGGCATTTTTGATCGAACATAAGGCCTAACCATGGGGGATTTCAAGGCTATAGCACCTGGAGAAAGAGGATGATCTCTCCTAGAAAGTCTCACATCACTGGGTGATTTTAAAACATAATCAGGAAtatgaagaggaggaggagcttTAGAAGAGGTCTCACTATGTACTAGCAGTCTCTTCATTGTTTATtgaaagagatagagagagaaggTGGTCTTTGCTGATACAAAAGAGAATAAATACTAGAGAGACTCTGTTGCAAAAAATTGTCCTGATGTGCAGCTTTTTCTCAGCACCCTATTTAAGGCCAGTTTAGTCCCTTGGAGTTTCGAttagaaaaaggaaaatttggACACGGAATTTCAGACTCGGCTTTTGTTCAAAAATACCTTCATGATTGGGTGAAATGGGTAAAATATTGATTAAACAAATATATATTCACACATATATTCCACTATAATTAGCCTGCCTTTGCATTTTTTAGGAAAACACATTTATTAAAAGGATAtctaaaatatcattttattattttaaaatattttcataactaaaatatgaattttattcctcaaactattttttaataGCATAATAAACAAATTCTGTTGatatcataattattttttttgaatttatcGTAAATgaattgttaattaaaatattagataatatATTTCACtgtataaaaattattgaatttatcaataaatgATGGGTATAATGGTAAGACAGCCATATAACCTAAAAGGGTTAgttttatgtaaataaaaaaataaaaacagtagaatttaataaattatttcattttaaaacgAACAAGATAATAATACTATTGATTTatacttaattttatattttcatgcaAGGGgaaattcaaattatatatatatatattattttttttttcttatagatTGTTGGTTGTTGTTTGGGTGGTGCATATCGCAATATTCTTTATGAAGTCATCCATTGTCAAGTAAGACAAAGAAAAAAGGCTCTTAAAATAGCAAACTTAGCATATGAAAGCAACAATTCTCAGATCAAATTCCCACGCCAATTACCTATTACTCTCAAACAAAAAAGAAATGGGCACATGACCTATGCGTTTGCATGACCTAAAGGAAACATACACACCCACCCTCCAAAATTAAAccaaaaccaaaaccaaaacCTTAACCTTCTCTCCTCTTTGCATTCTTATTTACACATGTATTACTTATATTGTATTCACACATATTTTAATCTCATACAATCGACATGTATTACTTatattgaagtttttttttaaaaactgtatcaatcatattaaatattaatttattttatatgggtcagttgaattattttaaaaattaaaattcatgtagAATTTATTCCCAAGAGGGATTAATAACTTGAGTTGATGTTGCCTTGAAGTGGGTTACTATGGAAAATGTGGAAATTGATTTTATTGGGTTTGATCATAGAAGCATATGGATAAGTGTGGAAATTGATTTACTTGTGGAGGTGAAAAGAGGCCAAAATGGCTGATATAAGGAAATGGTTGTTGGTATGTGGGTTGTCTTGAAGGCGGTTTCAATTTGGGGAATATTCTATGGATGGCCATGGACAGTTCTTGTCTCTGTCTCATATGCCCTAATTAccaaataaataattaagacGTAATTGTTGACTATATATGATTCTGACATCCCTTAATTCTCTATCTCTCCTTGCCCATAATCACTTTCAGTTTCAATTCCCTACGGTCAACCTTTTCCACATTCTTTATTTTGAGATGCTCACATACTTCTTGTTTCTTCCTCTGCTGACATCTTTGGAAAAACATTGCAATATAGGGCCCTAGGTTTAAAGTACATCAGATTATAGGCTAAAATAAGAAAGGCCCAACTCAAgcaaatacaataaaaaaaaaaaaaaaagttcagaACGCAAAGGGATGCTATGCGACTCTCTTAATTCTGCCTTGAGGGCAACTGTGCAGAAGCAGCAGAGCATCTATAAGCCCCTCAAGTGTCCAACGTCGAAGtaagaaaaacaaaaacatGCTCCAAGCAAACAAATATAGCAAGACAATATCGAAGCACCCACGAAACATGCATATCGGAGTTTATCCTTATATTGGAGATCCATGACTAATGATCCACACCTATAaacaaaatcaataatttaatttcagcGACTCTTCTCCTAAGTACAATGTCATACTATCATGACAAATTATGTTCTAGACTCAAAAGAGGCCTAGTGTGACGAGCTCTTTCCTTGCCGCTGAGCAGGGCAGAGTATTACTTATTACTTGGGATGGGTAGTTCATTTCTCCGTGAATCTGAATGTTTGTAATTTGTAAACCCTGATATAGAACTTCTGCTCCTAATATTGCCTGCACCAGTTCTCCGACCAAAAATGCCACATATTGTCCAAAGACATGTAAATAGCAGTCCATGACTTTGGAAACGTTAGCAGTAATTTATTAGTTTGACGTAATACTTTGGATCTACAGAAAAAGTCGTGTCTGCGCTAATACTTGAAGTTTTTCGATAGTTCTCCATCCACTCTCTTCATATCATGAATCCTCAATATCCTCACAACATAGAAAATATCATGCAACCAATCTTGCAACAGAAAATCAACCAAGAAGGAATGGCCATGCCCATCAATGTGCCATGACTGAACTGTGTCCTCCCAATTCTGGAAAGCAATTTCAAAGAACTGTTTCCTTCCAATGTGCCATGCCAAGGAACAACTGATATTCTCAATATGCAATGGACAAAAGTAACCCTCCAGATGTAGAACAATCATGATGGTGAATGATAATATCAAAAGTTCAAGAGCATAGTAGACTTCCACTAATGGGAAGTTTCTACCACAGATCCTGTACAGTGAATTCAAACCCAAAACCTTTTCCCCCACTTTTTGTTTTTCCTATAACAGGAAGATCCATGGAAACAGTAGCACATTGCTTTGCCGTGTTGAGGGGAAAAAGCAAACATAGAGAAGAAGATCCATCCacataaaaatttgagaaaCAATATAAGAAAGTTGtgatttaccaacggattttacTAACGGATGAAAATCCGTTaataaatgtaattttaatggatttactaacggatttaaaatccgttggtaaaccgttagtaatactaacggaTTACTAACCGATGAATATCCattaataatttcaataaatttactaacggatttaaaaaTTCGTtggtaaattttaatataaaaaattttatataaaaatttaccaaTGGATTTCAAATCCGTTGATAAACCATTAGTAATACTAACGGATTAATAACGGATAAATatccgttagtaatactaacggatttactaacagatttgaaaatccgttagtaatttttGGAGGGAAAAAGcccgctcttttttttttcagaatttactaatggatttaaatccgttagtaaatccgttagtaatttttGAGGGAAAAAGcccgctttttttttttcagaatttactaacggatttgaaTCCGTTAGTGATCtactttaataaatataataccaacttttctccttttatcattaattcattttatcatttttacttcttccattttttttccctttccctcattttctttctttttctattactttctttcatttcactttcttatctcattttttttctattattttcctttcatttcttatccttttttatctcattctcttccctcttcaattattttctttattttcctccataattttcctttcactttctctattttctttccattattttcttcattttcttctcttattcttaattttctctataattatcattcatattatttcctctcattttattttcttctatcattttctGTACTGTTTATCTAtactttttctattattttcttctctaatcatttcctcttttttctcatttttctatcATCTTTTTACTCTACtctcattcttcttctttttcataatttttatttttctatcatttttttcttttctcttttttctttctttttttttttttatcattttctctcatctacttttctcttatttctactttctatatatttctaataaatattggaCATAAATTACAAACttagtaacaataataatataattttaaatcttattgaattaataaaaaataatattaataataaaatttattatttaattgaaataataaataaaaaataatattaataatgaaatttattatttaattgaaataataattattttaaaagtatttaaatttttaatagatttactaacggatttaccaacggatttaaaatcggttagtaaattatttttctctcaatttactaatggatttaaaatccgttagtaaatccgttagtaatactaacggaTTTCAAAACCGTTGGTAAAAATTTATCAACGAGCTTTTTAACAACGGATCATAATCCCTTAGTAATCCGTTGGTAATTcgtttaccaacggatttttaCAGGATTACCAATGGAAAAATCCGTTGGTGATCCTGAAAATTTTTGTAGTGAAACAAATAGGCAAAACTGTTAATATCCTTATTTTCACTTTCAGAAATCCTTTTTCCTACATTTTCTGTCCAATCAAACAGACGTAGCAAACTATAcagaaagggaaaaagaaagtgTGAAAACAAAGAAGCGGTGTCTACATACTATACCAAGACAAGGATGGGTATCTCGGGCAATTGGAACGTTGACAATGAGGCTTTGTAACAACACCGATTTGTGGCCCTGGAAACTGCCCATTAATCAAGATTCCCTGCAAAGCTAATCTACCAGGAAAATAAGGGGAAAAAAATCACTTCCTAAACTAAAAAAGCCTGTATACTCATTCGAAATACAAGAAAAGTGCTTGCTTTGCAGGAACAGTATAAAACAAAACCAACAAAACATAGCATAAACATAGTACGTGCCTGTTGCTTAACTCCAAGAGGATAGACGTCGCCATAAATGACTTTTCACGTAAAGAACCTATAAGCGTTATCGCCATTAATGCCGCGAATAAGAAAGAATAAGAGGAGAAAGAGCCCCGCAATTTTCCAAGTCATGTTTGTTTACCAGTCCAATGATTAACTTGTGTTTATGTGGGTGTCTAATTCCTGCTAAACACGCATATTTGGTCTCTCAGCAGCAAACAGAAACTATTCTCAACTGGCACTATGATATACACTTGACTTGAACTTTCAAAGTTATTTTGTAGGTTCATCAATTCTTTGTGCAAATGGATTCAAACGGAAACTGCATCATTCTTAATTTATGAattcttttcaatttttctaaataataataacgTACATATGCTCATCTGGGTAATGTTAAGCCTTTTAGGATACATGTTAATGCTTGTTGGAACTACTACTCATTTGATACATGCAATGTTTTTGGGATTATGATTCGCTGTCTGAATTTGACATTTGCTTAGCAAGCCTTTCTCCTTTGGTGTCTCCTCACAAAGGAACTGCGAGCCTCTTTCTcagcttttcttttcaaaaaaaaaaaaacaaaagaaaaaatttacttACTTTGATGTATAGTTGATCaatactatttaaaaaatagtataAAGATATATAAATGTGTCACTTTGCtcgtttattttctttaaagtaTCTCCAAAAACTCAACCTAAAATCTCGCAAATCTAGACACTACTACAAAATCTCCAAATTAAAGTTGATATCTTTTTAAAAGACGAGCAGAACCTTGCACAACACTAGTTAATAATAATCAATGAATTGAAGGCTTAACAATACTAATAACAACAacaatataattcaaaatttgtcTACAAAAGGAATCTGTagcaaaatagataaaataacaGCCAAGAAAGCTCCTAAACACTTATCGAATGCAATTAAACCATGTGCTGCGCTGCTTGATATGGTTGTGTTTGTGACTGTTCTTGTTTTATTGCGTATTTTCTTACTGCACCAAGCAAATGAAACCTTTGTTAgtaagaaaaggaaagaaagaccaAACTGCAAGTTGCTCTAGTTAAGTAATGCTTTTGCACTTTCCATCTTTTGACAACTATGCAAAGATAAGGGAATGTGAATAAACTTAAGACAAAAGAAATGTGATTCATTGGTCAAGCTGCTAGACTACCAAAACCAAGCAAACTCTCTCACCTTCCGGGAAATATACAGCTCCCATGACCTGCAAATATTACCAACAGAGAAAAATGGGTATCAGTTTTAAATTATAACCCATTAGCAGCAGGGGAAAATAATACACAAGGACTCCTTTATGTTTAACTTTAGGTGCATACAAGGCCAATAATGGAAGTTGGGTGCAAGAATTTATGAAACAGAATATTTTTGTAAGGCAATCTTACACTTGACAATGACCTAATATCACCGTCCTTGCTCAATGGGGCTCCACTTGAACTAGACTCCGAATTGAACCACAACATGTTTATTCTATGCCCCTTTACGCACTCCAGTCACTTCATAAGCCATGTGCATATGTTCCACGGAATATGATTGGAGCGTGCCACTGTTTCCTTTAGTGGTGTAGGATTTAGGCAATTTGAACCTTTTAGATTCCTAAATTCGTCTCTCTCAAGGCATGTTTGAACAGTTTTAAGTGCTATCTAAATAATAGCCATATTAAAACCCAGCCATTTTCTAAACTTGATATTATTTGCAGATGCAAGAAAACCATGAATGTCCTCAATTTCATTAATATCAATTGACAGATGCACCCAATGCTTTTAATAGTAACAATAATAAAGACACCAGAAACGGAAAAAGAAAGGACAATCTTACTTGGGTCAGTAGTGGTGATCATGGCCACACCCTTGAAATCACAAGACCCAGGAGCCTTCCCTTCTTTTTGGTAATAGCTATCAAATGCATAAGCAGCATGGTTCTTCACATTGTTGGGCTGGTAACAAGCCTCCCCTGGCTGTATTTCGCTGCAGTTAGCCCTTCCTGGTCCACATGCCCAATCCAAAGCTGCCTGCAATGTCCTTGAATCAACACCATCCATTGCAATGCAATATGTTTGGTTCGTTGTATCAATAGCCAAAAAAGTCCCACTTCCATAAACATGAAGCAAATAAACTGGTGTGGAATTCCCATAGAACAATCCCCAATTTGCTTCTGATACTGGTGGTGACCTCAAGTCCTCATTGAATAATTCATATATATACACACTGGAAGTGACTTCTGGATGAAAAGGAGTTCCACTATGATCAAGAACATGCTTAATCAGATTAGAATTGTAGGTGTCTGCATTGTCAATGGTAGCATAGGGCTCTTTTGAATCACCCTTTGAAGGCCATCCAGTTTCAGTGACAAGAACCACAACATCAGTAATATTCAAATTCTTCATAGAAAAATATGCAGCATCAATCATAGCATCAAGCACATTAGTATAATGCAACAGAGTATTAGGATCAACCATTTCTTTAGATGGTGTCAAGGGCTTGAACAAAGAATTATCAAGGGGCACCACTCCTttgttttgcataaaaacatagTAAGGGTAAAGATTCATCATCAATGGAGACCCAGTTGTTGACAAAAATTCAAGCAAAGGAAGCATAACTGAGCTCCAACTCTGATTAAAGAACGATTGTGATGGTGGAAATGGATCAAGAATTATAGAAGCTGCATGTGGAGTTGAAATCTTAATCTGGGTATGCAAATTTGAAGCAACTAAAGCACTATAAAGTGACTCTATAGCAGGCATAAGCAGAGGAGCTGAAGAGGGCACAGTCGTCAACACCTCGTCACCAACAGCAATTGCAGTGATTAGAGTTTCAGGATAGTATGCAACAACATTGCGACCAATCCAGGAGGCTGCTGTGGTATTGGAGGAGCCAATAGCAATAAGCTGGTTATTGGGGACGCTAATTATGACACGTATCTTGGTTTTAGCCAAGGCTTTGAGTATATCAGGGTCTGCATCATATAATCGGACATGGGTAATCTTTTGAACTTGCAGAAATGAAACAAGGTCTGTTGCTGACAAGATATCGGAAACGTCTGTCCCAATGTTAAAACCCACAAATGGCTCTCTGTCCTGGTCTTGCTTTTGCTGCTTGATCTGTGTCACTGCTAGCGGAAGTGATTTAGCTGCAATTGTTCAAGAAGAGACCAAAATGAGAAAAGGGTTGCTGTTGGTTTCTTAATATAGTGATCAAGTGAATTCA
Protein-coding sequences here:
- the LOC110604428 gene encoding glucan endo-1,3-beta-glucosidase 1, with the protein product MANSKFSFLVVVIIFVFYTALLRFSQAKSLPLAVTQIKQQKQDQDREPFVGFNIGTDVSDILSATDLVSFLQVQKITHVRLYDADPDILKALAKTKIRVIISVPNNQLIAIGSSNTTAASWIGRNVVAYYPETLITAIAVGDEVLTTVPSSAPLLMPAIESLYSALVASNLHTQIKISTPHAASIILDPFPPSQSFFNQSWSSVMLPLLEFLSTTGSPLMMNLYPYYVFMQNKGVVPLDNSLFKPLTPSKEMVDPNTLLHYTNVLDAMIDAAYFSMKNLNITDVVVLVTETGWPSKGDSKEPYATIDNADTYNSNLIKHVLDHSGTPFHPEVTSSVYIYELFNEDLRSPPVSEANWGLFYGNSTPVYLLHVYGSGTFLAIDTTNQTYCIAMDGVDSRTLQAALDWACGPGRANCSEIQPGEACYQPNNVKNHAAYAFDSYYQKEGKAPGSCDFKGVAMITTTDPSHGSCIFPGSKKIRNKTRTVTNTTISSSAAHGLIAFDKCLGAFLAVILSILLQIPFVDKF
- the LOC110604400 gene encoding putative Myb family transcription factor At1g14600; amino-acid sequence: MKRLLVHSETSSKAPPPLHIPDYVLKSPSDVRLSRRDHPLSPGAIALKSPMVRPYVRSKMPRLRWTPDLHHCFVHAVERLGGEDRATPKMVLQIMNVKGLTISHVKSHLQMYRSMKHEQMIQEAALAAKKNDKAPGLHYSNYFAHLDSMSCSENHHLEDKELNNNLLLYQQDHGTCTSPSYKLALKNTSMPTQREEKQEMWIGKRLLTESFSHEEVISKEWEKKPDPYIIFKDLLKSCTTTQRTNEQDKNRQSLEDFGEIAQRVEGDKMSLLLNSKASESVLKLRKAESLCVKDVCLELTLG